The DNA segment AATCACCGTGGTAGCTGTGTTGCTAATTATAATAGGTATAAGCTTCCTATTTCGTATACTGAATCGAGAGGAACCTACATTTCAGAAGATATTTACTAGCAATTTTTCTGATTGTAAAGTCCTAGTGCATAATATTTAGACACCAAAAATTTTAGCTTTTAATACTTTAAAAGTTGTATATTAAATTTTGAGGATGCTATAGAGATAATCATTTTAACAACAAATTGCAAAAACTCTAATTTCACTTCATTATTTTTGTTTCATTCTTTATGAACTATGAAACGATTTCATTTACTTATTGTCCTCTTACTCAGTATTTATTTAATGCCGAATACTGTTATGGCATGTGATGATGCAGCAGACAAAATAGTAAATAAAGAACATTCGCATATCCAAAATGAGCAGCATAAAAGTTGCTGTCATAATAAGAGTGTTTCTTCTGGAAATGATAAAGAATGTTCTGGTGACTGTGAAAAATCTTGTTGTACTTGTGCAGCAACATCTCTTTCAAGTGCATTCAATTTAGTATCAGGAGCTATTATAAATGACGCATCATCCAATTATTTTTTGGATAGTAAATCCCAATTTAATTATGTTTCAAGAGCCATTTCTGATGGTTTCTTAGACCTTTGGCTTATTCCAAAAATAGGCTAAAATCTTCTTTTGATAGCCATAGCTCTATCAATTTTCTTCAGCGTAAATGTCTAGTTTTAAGTTATTATTTAGAAAGAATATTATAATTTCTTTCAAATATTACAAACTATTTTTTACAGCAATATTACTTTCAATATTATTATTTACAAGAATCGAAGTTATGACTTTGATTATAAATCCATTCAAGAAAATGAAAACATTATCTATAAAATTAATGATGACTGCGCTATTGGCGTTTACAGTCAGCGCAAATGCACAATTTAAAAATGCAAAAACCGAAGTAGTAACAATCTACGGAAACTGCGGAATGTGCAAGAATACGATAGAAACTGCAGGAAATTTTAAAAAATTAGCCAAGGTAGATTGGGACAAAAACACTAAACTCGCAACGATAACGTACGATAGCGAAAAGACAAGTAAAAATGAGATTCTTAAAAGAATTGCCCTTGCAGGCTATGATAATGAAACTTTTCTGGCGCCGGATGATATCTACGGCAATTTACACGGTTGTTGCCAATATGATCGTACTGCAAAAGTTGCCACAATAAAGGAAGAATTAAAATCTGAACATAGTACGCACGGGCAATCTAAGAAAAAAGCTGTTAATAATTTGTCTGCTTTGGAAGTGGTTTATAATAATTACTTTGAACTTAAAGATGCGCTAGTAAATTCAAATTCTGAATTAGCAACAAATAAAGCTTCAACTTTAGCTAGTTCTATTGAAAAAGTTAAGATGTCACAACTTCAAAAGGATGTCCATACTGTTTGGATGAAAGTTGTGGACAAAATCAAAGCAAATGCAAAAAACATCGCTTCTAACAAAGATCTGGCAAAACAACGTTCGGAATTTAGCTCGCTTTCAGACAATATCTATTCGTTGATGAAAGTATCTAATCTAGACACTGCTGTATATTATCAATTTTGTCCGATGGCAAATGATGGGAAAGGTGCCAATTGGTTGAGTAAAGAAAGCCAAGTAAAAAACCCTTACTACGGATCAAAGATGTTGAGCTGTGGAAAGACTGTGGAAACTATCAAATAATTTTAATTGAATTCCCATTGCCTAGCGCGGTGGGATTTTTTTTAAAGCTTTCTAAAATCAAAAGTATTTCGTCTGAGGAATTTTTTGGAGATTTTAGCGGCATTCAATTGATTTAATAATCACCTAAATGAAATATTATTATGAATAATACACATACAAAAACACAAAGTAGTCTTTACTCCAAGTTCTTTTTGATGTTAGGATGTTCATTTATTGCAATGTATATCACAATGTATCTAAATACCTACTCAATAGATCACGTATATTTCAGTCTCACTAGATTTTATATGACGTGTATGGGTATATCAGCAATGGCAATTATTATGTTGCTGTTTATGTTGGGAATGTATAAAGACAAAAAGAAGAATATTGCAATCGTTATCGGTAGCATTCTGCTTTTTTCTTCGGCTTTGATATTAGTTAGAGCACAGAAACCTATAGTTGGTGATATCCTGTGGTTAAGAGCAATGATTCCTCACCACTCAATTGCAATACTGACCAGTGAGCGAGCTGATATTCAAGATGAAGAAGTTAAAAAGCTAGCAAATACCATTATCGAAGCGCAAAAAAAAGAGATTGAAGAGATGAAACTAATGATAAATAGACTAGAAAATGAAAAGTAAGCTAATAATTTTGTTGTTAATGCTTTTGAGCTTTTTGCAGAGTAGGGCACAAAATAATGTAAAATATGAACTGACTGTCACCGATACTTTGGTCAATTTTTCTGGAAAAGAAAAGAGAGGAATTGCCGTAAATGGGCAGATTCCCATGCCGACTTTAACTTTTACCGAAGGGGATATAGCCGAAATCGTGGTTCACAACAAGTCAAAAGAAAGTACTTCTTTGCACTGGCACGGAATATACCTTCCTAACAAAGAAGATGGGGTCCCACATTTAACACAAATGCCGATTATGCCAGGCGAATCTTTTACCTACAAATTTCCAGTCATTCAAAATGGGACACATTGGTATCATAGTCATAGTGGCTTTCAGGAGCAGATTGGTATGTATGGATCTTTAATAATGCTGAAAAGGAAAGATGATTCCACTTTTAGACAAGGTATTGATGATTTGCCATCTGTTCCAATTATTCTAAGTGAATGGACTGATATTAAACCAGAAAATGTGCAAAGAATGCTTCGCAATGCCAATGATTGGCCTGCCATCAAGAAGGGAACTGTGCAAAGTTACTCAGAAGCAATTGCCGCAGGACATTTTAAAACCAAAGTCGGCAACGAGTGGAAGCGAATGTTGGCGATGGATGTAAGCGATGTTTATTATGATAAATTTTTGATTAATGGAAAAAATGAAATTCATTTTCCACAATTTTCGGCCGGCGATAAAGTACGTTTACGTATTGCCAATGGTGGTGCTTCTTCGTATTTCTGGCTAACTTATGCTGGGGGCAAAATAACCGTCGTAGCCAATGACGGAAATGATGTAGAGCCTATTGAAGTGGATAGACTCATAATAGGAGTTTCTGAAACCTACGATATTGTAATTACGATTCCGGCGGATGGAACAGCTTATGAATTTCTAGCAACTCCCGAAGATCGTACAAGTTCTGCTTCAATGTATTTCGGAAAGGGAATAATTCAGCTTAAATCAAGACTTCCCAAACTCAAATACTTCGAGGGAATGAAAATGATGAATGATATGATGAAAATGGATGGTAGTATGGACGACATGGGAATGGAGATGTCGTATCAAAAGATGGATATGAACACTGTAATGTATCCAGAAGTAAGCGGCAATTCAAAAATTGATCACTCCGACCATAACATCGATATGAAGTCTGAAAAGAAAGATGAAGATCACTCCGGTCATAAGATGGATATGGATTCAAAAATAGATCATTCTGGACATGAAATGGATATGAAGTCTGAAAAGAAAGAGGAAGATCACTCCGATCATAAGATGGATGTGGATTCAATAATGGATCACTCTGGAAATAAAATGGATAAGAAATCTGAAAACAAATATGAAGATCACTCCGGTCATAAGATGGATATGGATTCAAAAATGGATCATTCTGGACATGAACTAAATACGAGTTCAGATTTAGTAACATTAAATTATGGAATGTTAAAATCTCCCACGCCAACAACACTGCCAAAAAATGCAGTAGTACGCGAAATGACATTTGAGCTTACAGGAAATATGAATCGATACGTCTGGAGTATGGATAATAAAGTACTATCTGAAGTGGATAAAATCTTGATTAAAAAAGGAGAAATAGTGCGAATAAGGTTGTACAACAATTCGATGATGCGTCACCCGATGCACTTGCATGGACACGATTTTAGAGTTTTAAATGGGGAAGGGGACTATTCTCCACTTAAGAATGTGTTGGATATCATGCCGATGGAGACAAATACCATTGAATTTCTTGCTAATAATGAAGGTGATTGGTTTTTTCATTGTCATATTCTTTATCACATGATGGCAGGAATGAATCGTGTTTTTGCTTACGATAAACAACAGCCTAATCCTTATTTACCAGACAAAGTAGCATCATACAAAATGCTTCAAACCGAAAGCAATATGATGAATTTGATGGCTGAAAATGATTTTGCCACAAATGGGAATGACGGAAAAATTTTGTTTCAAAATACGCGATGGAGTATAGAAACTGAGTGGCGGTTGGGATATAAAGATGAGCACGGTTACGAAACGGAAACGCACATCGGCCGGTATATAGGCAAGAATCAATGGCTAATGCCGTTTATAGGATTTGATTGGAGATATCGGAAGATGGGAGACGAAATAGAGAAAAATATTTTTGGACAGGAATCTACAAAAGAACGTAGAGCGGTTTTTAGCATTGGAGCCGAATATACACTACCGATGTTAGTAATCTTACAAACAGAAATTTTTACTGATGGCAAGGTGCGTTTTCAATTAAAGCGAGAGGATATACCAGTAACTCCTAGACTGCGTTTGGCCTTTATGGTAAATACAGATAAGGAATATATGACCGGACTTAAATACATTTTAACTCGCAACCTGGGACTTTCTACACATTATGACAGCGATATGGGACTTGGTTTTGGAGCGACAATTAATTACTAATTCAATTGAGGTCTATAAAGCCTAAAATCTTAACTCGACACTTTTGTTATCAAGCGAAAGATAGTTTTATAAGTGGAAAATTTCGCTTAACTTATCTGATCTAATGTCGCCTAACCACACTGGCATACAAATAAAAAGCATTTAAATTAGAAGCCTGACTTTTGTACGTCAGGCTTTTTTATTTTTGTAAATGAAAAATGATTCTCTCATATCGTGATCAAAAGAATTGATGATACGGGAACGCAAATTGCCCAAATTGTCCAAATTGCCCAAATTGACGCTCTTACAAATGCCTTTATCGTAGATAATATTTTGTATTAAACGGCAGAAATAGCTTAATTCAAATTGATATAAATCAGTTGGGTATAAAGTAATAAGTGCAGTTACGTAACTGAAATCTATGGTATTATTACCAAAACAAAAGCCTGATTCAAATTATGAATCAGGCTTTTGTTTCTTAGTATAATCAAGATCTTACTTTTTATTGAGTCCATTAAACTCTTTAAAGAGCTCTAATAAGTTCATAATTGACTTAACTAAATCGTTTGTCTCTAATAGCAAAGCAAAATATAGTTTGCTATTTTTTGGACTTGTTTCTGTAGTTCTAATTCGAGTGATTTGTTTCGAAATTAATTCAGAAACGGTATCCAAAAGTACTTGTTTGTCGTTTAGGATAAGATCAATTTTATGAAAATCTTCCGTTTTAAAACTGTCTTCCATCAACTGTAATAAGTGTTGCACTTGCAGATCTACCTTTTTCAGATCTCTAATCTGATTAAACTTTAATGGCTTGTGATTGTTATTCACGTGAGAATAACTGGTGGCCGTAAGAAAATCAATAGACTGAACCATGTCTTGCAGATAGCCAAGAATTAATATGTAAAATTTACTAGCTTCTACTGAATTATCGTCAAGATTTTTGATGAAATAGAAAACATTGCTTTTAAGTTCATCAATTTCTTTCTCTAATTTCTTCTGATCTTTCTTATTCTGTTTTAGTTTAGGTAGATCGTGCAAGCTAAGATTATCAATCACATTTGAATATAGGGCGCTAGTTTTCTTGAATACTTTTGAAATCTGAGCTGAGCTTTCAGTGATCATTTCGTTGACCGTACCGATATCTTCCTTATTCAAAATTTTCGTTTGTTCCTCGATTGCAACTTTTTCTTTATGCTTGCGCGAACTTCTGTAGAGCATAATTGCGAGCATTAGAAGCAATCCTACGAAAGCAAAAACTTCTCCTACCTTAAGAATGTAGGCGATAATTAATGCAAGTACAAAGGCGACAATCGCAGTAAAAAACCAACCTCCAATAACTTTAAAAACTCCAGCAATTCTGTATACAGCACTTTCTCGATCCCACGCTCTGTCTGCGAATGATGTTCCCATTGCAACCATAAAGGTAACATAGGTTGTAGATAAAGGCAATTTTAGAGATGTTCCAATGGCAATCAATATACTAGCGACCATCAGGTTTACAGAAGCACGAACCATATCAAAAGCGGGTTCATCGACAGATTTTTTTGTAGATTTTACAACGCTTTCAAAGCGGCGGTCAATTTTAATCTGTAACTTTTTAGGCAAGAAGAAATTGATTCCTTCGCCAATATAAACTCCAAATCTAACAATAATCCTCGAGGCGTTGTTTGGCGAAAACTTCTCTACACCATCACCTTGTCTTGATAAATTTACACCAGTTTCGATAACGCTCTTGGCCTTCTTTGAAGTCCAAAGTGTGATAACCATAATAACGCCCGCTAATAATAAAAAGTAGAATGGGGCAACAATATCGTCGTTTGCCAAGGCGCCCATCATAAAGGTATCGCCAGAAACGCCACTTCCATTAAAAATCTCGTAAGAGTTGAATGCTGCAATTGGTACTCCAATAAAATTCACCAAGTCATTACCAGCAAAGGCTAGAGCGAGTGCAAAAGTTCCGATAATTATAATTACTCTAAGTATGTTAATTTTAAAGTAACTTATAAGAATTTGCGAAAGAACTGTAAAAAACACAAAATTACCTCCTAAGAGTAGAAACTGATGTTTGTCAATCCAAACAAATTGCTCCTTAGAAATAAATGAAACACCCTTTAAACCCTTTATTAAAATAAAAAATGTAATTGCCGAAATGGCTACTCCACCGAAAATAGCTCCAAAATATTTCAACTTTTTCTCGTAGTGGAAAGTAAAAATTAATCTTGAAATATATTGCACCAAGCTACCTACTGCAAATGATAAGAGTACCGAAAGCAGAATACTATATACAATTGCCGAGGCTTTTTCTGTATTTATATAGGCTCCCAAGGTACTGAAAGAATCATTTGTTATATAAATGTTATAGAGTGCAAGACATACTGCCGCTCCCAAAAGTTCGAATATAATAGAAACTGTCGTGGAAGTTGGAAGGCCTAGGGAGTTAAAAACATCGAGTAGTAAGATATCGGTAATCATTACTGCTAGAAAGATGATCATCACATCGTTAAAGCTAAACATACTGGGAACAAAAATTCCGCTTCGCGCAATTTCCATCATTCCACTGGAAAACATAGCTCCAATGAGCACTCCGGCGCTTGCTACAATCATTGTAGTTTTAAATGAAATAGCTTTTGATCCTATTGCAGAATTCAAAAAGTTTACGGCGTCATTGCTCACGCCAACCATCAGATCGATGATCGCCAAAATTCCCAGCGCAATCAACATAATCACATAAATCTGCTCCATTTTTTAATGAGGTTTAATTTTGTACAAAAGTCTTATAACAAATTGAGGTTTATGTTACCTTAATGTTATTAAAAGATGTATTTGATGTTTCGAAGAGTAAAATGGTTCTTCGCGATTTTACTTGGGAAGCTGCTTATTTTATGAATTGTTATGTATTGTAGAATTATTTGCAAGAGCGGAAATGGCAGAATATGGTCTAGTGATTGTATATTTTGGCTGATTTACGAGATCTTGCGGCAGCGATGGGAGCGGCATCCTTTGCTGCTAAAAAGTATATGTTATGAAAAATGGATAATCGATACTGTCTTTTGCAAAGGAGAATTGAAGGCAGCAAAGATACAGTGGACAGCGCGGTGCTGCTGGTAGGAACGCTCCAGCAGCAGCTGCCATATTACTAACGAGGATATTCTATAAAAAATCAAATTTTGTCAGGACCGAATTTGCCTTCCACAATTGCTTAATGATGTAAATCACTCTCAAAGATTGTGCGAACAAGGTTTGTAGATAAGGGTTTGCACAGCGATCCACTCACGAGAGGATTAAGGTCGGCCTTCTCTTTATCACGAGAATCAATGGATGAAGTGAGAACATAAATTACAAAATTCTCGATTAAATGTGCCGGGAAATTTTTAAAAATATCCAAAAAATCCCAAGCATTCAAAATTGGCATATTAATATCCAAAAATAACACTGTTGATTTGCAGGTATTTTGATCGGCGTAGGACTGCTCTATAAATTTGAGTGCAGTTTCGGGATTGCTAAAAGTTTTAATTTCGGTGTTTGGCGAAAATCTGCGCAACGCAAATTCGCAAATCATATTGCTCGTTGCATCATCATCAACAACCATAAAACGCTGCGGTATTTTCATAAGATATTGATTTTATACTATTTTTTTTGAACGTTGATCGGAATTGGTGTATGATTATAAATATTTTTAAATCGTGGATTTTGAACCGAGTTGTTTTTACAAAATCATTCTCTAAAACATACAATATTTTCAAACTCGATAGTAAAGGTAGTTCCTAAATCTACTTCACTTTGGATGGAAATTCTACCGCCTAGGGATTCTATCTGAGTTTTAACCATATACAATCCCAT comes from the Flavobacterium ardleyense genome and includes:
- a CDS encoding DUF305 domain-containing protein: MNNTHTKTQSSLYSKFFLMLGCSFIAMYITMYLNTYSIDHVYFSLTRFYMTCMGISAMAIIMLLFMLGMYKDKKKNIAIVIGSILLFSSALILVRAQKPIVGDILWLRAMIPHHSIAILTSERADIQDEEVKKLANTIIEAQKKEIEEMKLMINRLENEK
- a CDS encoding DUF3347 domain-containing protein, with amino-acid sequence MKTLSIKLMMTALLAFTVSANAQFKNAKTEVVTIYGNCGMCKNTIETAGNFKKLAKVDWDKNTKLATITYDSEKTSKNEILKRIALAGYDNETFLAPDDIYGNLHGCCQYDRTAKVATIKEELKSEHSTHGQSKKKAVNNLSALEVVYNNYFELKDALVNSNSELATNKASTLASSIEKVKMSQLQKDVHTVWMKVVDKIKANAKNIASNKDLAKQRSEFSSLSDNIYSLMKVSNLDTAVYYQFCPMANDGKGANWLSKESQVKNPYYGSKMLSCGKTVETIK
- a CDS encoding response regulator, with protein sequence MKIPQRFMVVDDDATSNMICEFALRRFSPNTEIKTFSNPETALKFIEQSYADQNTCKSTVLFLDINMPILNAWDFLDIFKNFPAHLIENFVIYVLTSSIDSRDKEKADLNPLVSGSLCKPLSTNLVRTIFESDLHH
- a CDS encoding inorganic phosphate transporter; the protein is MEQIYVIMLIALGILAIIDLMVGVSNDAVNFLNSAIGSKAISFKTTMIVASAGVLIGAMFSSGMMEIARSGIFVPSMFSFNDVMIIFLAVMITDILLLDVFNSLGLPTSTTVSIIFELLGAAVCLALYNIYITNDSFSTLGAYINTEKASAIVYSILLSVLLSFAVGSLVQYISRLIFTFHYEKKLKYFGAIFGGVAISAITFFILIKGLKGVSFISKEQFVWIDKHQFLLLGGNFVFFTVLSQILISYFKINILRVIIIIGTFALALAFAGNDLVNFIGVPIAAFNSYEIFNGSGVSGDTFMMGALANDDIVAPFYFLLLAGVIMVITLWTSKKAKSVIETGVNLSRQGDGVEKFSPNNASRIIVRFGVYIGEGINFFLPKKLQIKIDRRFESVVKSTKKSVDEPAFDMVRASVNLMVASILIAIGTSLKLPLSTTYVTFMVAMGTSFADRAWDRESAVYRIAGVFKVIGGWFFTAIVAFVLALIIAYILKVGEVFAFVGLLLMLAIMLYRSSRKHKEKVAIEEQTKILNKEDIGTVNEMITESSAQISKVFKKTSALYSNVIDNLSLHDLPKLKQNKKDQKKLEKEIDELKSNVFYFIKNLDDNSVEASKFYILILGYLQDMVQSIDFLTATSYSHVNNNHKPLKFNQIRDLKKVDLQVQHLLQLMEDSFKTEDFHKIDLILNDKQVLLDTVSELISKQITRIRTTETSPKNSKLYFALLLETNDLVKSIMNLLELFKEFNGLNKK
- a CDS encoding multicopper oxidase domain-containing protein; amino-acid sequence: MKSKLIILLLMLLSFLQSRAQNNVKYELTVTDTLVNFSGKEKRGIAVNGQIPMPTLTFTEGDIAEIVVHNKSKESTSLHWHGIYLPNKEDGVPHLTQMPIMPGESFTYKFPVIQNGTHWYHSHSGFQEQIGMYGSLIMLKRKDDSTFRQGIDDLPSVPIILSEWTDIKPENVQRMLRNANDWPAIKKGTVQSYSEAIAAGHFKTKVGNEWKRMLAMDVSDVYYDKFLINGKNEIHFPQFSAGDKVRLRIANGGASSYFWLTYAGGKITVVANDGNDVEPIEVDRLIIGVSETYDIVITIPADGTAYEFLATPEDRTSSASMYFGKGIIQLKSRLPKLKYFEGMKMMNDMMKMDGSMDDMGMEMSYQKMDMNTVMYPEVSGNSKIDHSDHNIDMKSEKKDEDHSGHKMDMDSKIDHSGHEMDMKSEKKEEDHSDHKMDVDSIMDHSGNKMDKKSENKYEDHSGHKMDMDSKMDHSGHELNTSSDLVTLNYGMLKSPTPTTLPKNAVVREMTFELTGNMNRYVWSMDNKVLSEVDKILIKKGEIVRIRLYNNSMMRHPMHLHGHDFRVLNGEGDYSPLKNVLDIMPMETNTIEFLANNEGDWFFHCHILYHMMAGMNRVFAYDKQQPNPYLPDKVASYKMLQTESNMMNLMAENDFATNGNDGKILFQNTRWSIETEWRLGYKDEHGYETETHIGRYIGKNQWLMPFIGFDWRYRKMGDEIEKNIFGQESTKERRAVFSIGAEYTLPMLVILQTEIFTDGKVRFQLKREDIPVTPRLRLAFMVNTDKEYMTGLKYILTRNLGLSTHYDSDMGLGFGATINY